In Haliotis asinina isolate JCU_RB_2024 chromosome 16, JCU_Hal_asi_v2, whole genome shotgun sequence, the following are encoded in one genomic region:
- the LOC137268332 gene encoding G-protein coupled receptor dmsr-1-like yields MSSNISDPSKEPFGVVNANLEKFAHWYWHIHGYLSLIICTFGIFTNILNVTVLTRKSMRTAINCILCAIAISDIVTMSSYIPYAVHFYLICDLTPSPERYSYGWTTFLAIHGNVTTTSHCISIWLAVFMAVMRYVYLQTKRCPSIKVTCALICVIPAFVALIMMPNYLITDVYEASVPGLNASIYRLNEYALGNNNPTTRALVAFWLYAIVGKLLPCTLISIFMGLLLKKLHESAKRQKRLFNASDHAQKKKKRHKCTTTMLLVIIVMYMITELPQSFIILMSASYQYFFRNVYFLLADILDMAALINNAINFVLYCTMSQQFRDHLYDLSGALLCRTQRAKRKRFANNVHYDTVNASANQSHLDHLCVTTATSEKSLSHG; encoded by the coding sequence ATGTCGTCCAACATATCGGACCCGTCGAAGGAACCATTTGGCGTTGTAAACGCCAACCTCGAGAAGTTCGCCCACTGGTACTGGCACATCCATGGCTATCTCAGCCTCATCATCTGCACCTTCGGCATCTTCACAAACATCCTCAACGTCACCGTCCTCACGCGTAAGTCGATGCGTACGGCAATCAACTGTATACTGTGTGCCATAGCTATATCCGACATTGTTACGATGTCGTCATACATTCCATATGCCGTTCACTTCTACCTTATCTGCGACCTCACCCCGTCCCCAGAACGTTACTCCTACGGCTGGACGACGTTCCTTGCCATCCACGGTAACGTCACGACAACGAGCCATTGCATATCAATATGGCTGGCGGTGTTCATGGCGGTCATGCGTTACGTCTACCTTCAGACCAAGCGTTGTCCAAGTATCAAGGTCACGTGTGCTTTGATCTGTGTAATACCAGCGTTCGTAGCACTTATAATGATGCCCAACTATCTCATCACCGACGTCTACGAAGCCAGCGTCCCCGGCCTCAACGCCAGCATCTACAGACTGAACGAGTACGCTCTTGGTAACAATAACCCGACGACCCGAGCACTGGTTGCGTTTTGGCTATATGCCATTGTCGGTAAGCTTCTGCCGTGTACGTTGATATCAATCTTTATGGGACTCCTACTGAAGAAACTGCACGAGAGTGCCAAGCGTCAGAAGCGTTTGTTTAACGCTTCCGATCATGcgcagaagaagaagaagcgCCATAAGTGCACAACGACGATGTTGCTGGTGATAATTGTGATGTACATGATCACCGAGCTCCCACAGAGCTTCATAATACTGATGAGTGCCTCTTACCAGTACTTTTTTagaaatgtgtattttcttcTCGCGGATATTTTAGACATGGCGGCGTTGATCAACAACGCCATCAACTTTGTGTTGTATTGTACGATGAGCCAGCAGTTTCGGGACCATCTATATGATCTAAGTGGAGCTCTTCTTTGTCGAACACAACGTGCAAAAAGGAAGAGGTTCGCCAACAATGTTCACTATGACACCGTCAATGCAAGCGCAAACCAGTCCCACTTAGACCACTTGTGCGTTACTACGGCAACCAGTGAGAAATCATTATCACATGGATGA